From the Streptomyces pluripotens genome, one window contains:
- a CDS encoding class I adenylate-forming enzyme family protein, with product MSLPQHWWSASRSYVSEILTLFAATPDRDVVHWRGKAFSGGEMVRSVTDAFLALRDRGVGKGDVVAIFVAPNSPEMLTVRYATHLLGGAVCYLRTTNPGTRTTVLPLDHQMQILRETDAVTLYADEECSERATELAEAGGLPLTRVQDGGSGEAGLAEGMGAPELASWDPQALAFIGFTSGSTGRPKGIRLSGRAWEATVRAWMDVGGEYDCASILVTTPLSHGVAAMVDAVFALDGALHLHESFDAEKFVDAVSAEKEISWTFMATNHVFQVMDHLAGRGIRDTADLEAAGLSSLKRIVYGGSPAAPARIAQAFQLFGPAMAQGYATSESGRITILTPLEHGEPELAATVGRPFPEVEVAVCNSNTGAQLAPGEIGEVRVRSPQMMDGYNGNPELTAQVIRDGWYFTGDIGRLDERGYLTLLGRVAHVIKVGGVKVHPIVLEAEILSHPGVLHAAVYGVQDEDGSDHIHAAVECDPAAVVDVEDIRTRIAERLSPIHVPEKVHVLSALPMNSNGKPDKVLLKSQYS from the coding sequence ACGCATTCCTTGCGCTGCGCGACCGTGGAGTGGGCAAGGGCGATGTGGTGGCGATATTCGTCGCACCCAACAGCCCCGAGATGCTCACCGTGCGCTACGCGACCCATCTGCTCGGCGGCGCCGTGTGTTATCTGCGAACCACCAATCCGGGTACCAGGACAACGGTACTTCCGCTGGATCACCAGATGCAGATCCTGCGCGAAACCGATGCGGTGACCCTCTATGCCGACGAGGAGTGCTCGGAGCGCGCGACCGAGCTGGCCGAGGCCGGTGGGCTTCCTCTCACGCGCGTTCAGGACGGGGGAAGCGGAGAGGCCGGCCTGGCCGAGGGTATGGGTGCCCCGGAGCTCGCGTCATGGGACCCGCAGGCGCTGGCCTTCATCGGCTTCACGAGTGGCAGCACCGGCCGGCCCAAGGGCATCCGGCTGTCGGGTCGCGCGTGGGAAGCCACGGTTCGCGCGTGGATGGATGTCGGTGGTGAATACGACTGTGCGTCGATCCTGGTGACGACCCCGCTGAGTCACGGCGTCGCTGCGATGGTGGACGCGGTCTTCGCGCTGGACGGAGCGCTCCATCTCCATGAGAGCTTCGATGCCGAGAAGTTCGTGGACGCCGTCTCCGCCGAGAAGGAGATCTCGTGGACGTTCATGGCGACGAACCACGTGTTCCAGGTCATGGACCATCTGGCTGGGCGCGGAATTCGTGACACTGCCGATCTGGAAGCCGCAGGCCTTTCCTCGCTGAAGCGGATCGTCTACGGCGGAAGCCCTGCGGCACCCGCGCGCATCGCACAGGCTTTTCAGCTGTTCGGCCCTGCCATGGCGCAGGGTTACGCCACGAGTGAGAGCGGCCGGATCACGATCCTGACTCCTCTGGAGCACGGCGAACCGGAACTCGCGGCCACGGTCGGCCGGCCCTTTCCCGAGGTGGAGGTCGCCGTCTGCAACTCCAACACCGGCGCGCAGTTGGCGCCGGGAGAGATCGGCGAGGTCCGTGTCCGCTCGCCTCAGATGATGGACGGCTACAACGGCAACCCGGAACTGACCGCACAGGTCATCCGGGACGGCTGGTATTTCACCGGTGATATCGGGCGCCTCGATGAGCGGGGGTATCTGACTCTCCTGGGGCGGGTGGCCCACGTCATCAAGGTCGGCGGCGTCAAGGTTCATCCCATCGTTCTCGAGGCGGAAATCCTCTCCCACCCCGGAGTTCTGCACGCGGCCGTCTACGGCGTGCAGGACGAGGACGGAAGCGATCACATCCACGCCGCTGTCGAATGCGACCCGGCCGCGGTGGTCGACGTGGAAGACATCCGTACGCGGATCGCCGAGAGGCTTTCTCCGATTCACGTGCCCGAGAAAGTACACGTCCTGAGCGCTCTGCCGATGAACAGCAACGGCAAGCCCGACAAGGTGCTCCTGAAGTCCCAGTATTCCTAG
- the hemA gene encoding 5-aminolevulinate synthase, producing MNVHLASYLSGTTAGDLAGSKREFLEIGRRSGDYPMATARRDGVDSEVSVWCSNDYLGMGQNSQAVAAMHAAIDTHGVGSGGSRNIGGTNHYHVLLENELADLHGKESALLFTSGYTANEGSLSVLAGLPEDTVVFSDAKNHASIIDGLRHSGAKKHIFRHNDVAHLEELIAAAPADCPKLIAVESVYSMSGNVAPLAEIADIADKYGATTFIDEVHAVGMYGPQGAGIAAREGIADRFTVVMGTLAKGYGTVGGYIAGPAALVDAVRTYSRSFVFTTSPPPAVAAAALASVQYLRSSDTEREALAANARLLHSLLIEADIPFVSTDSHIVAAFVGDDELCKRASRLLFEQHGIYVQSINAPSVPAGEEILRIAPSAVHEQKDVETFADALHGIWKELEIPTASAREWATSALRGRGARTAG from the coding sequence ATGAACGTTCACCTGGCATCATATCTGAGTGGGACCACCGCCGGCGATCTCGCCGGAAGCAAGCGGGAGTTCCTGGAGATCGGCCGGCGTTCCGGTGATTACCCCATGGCCACTGCGCGGCGCGACGGGGTGGATTCGGAAGTAAGCGTCTGGTGCAGCAACGACTACCTGGGCATGGGCCAGAACAGCCAGGCCGTCGCCGCCATGCACGCCGCGATAGACACCCATGGCGTGGGCTCCGGAGGTTCCCGGAACATCGGCGGAACCAACCATTACCACGTCCTTCTCGAAAATGAGCTGGCGGATCTGCACGGCAAGGAATCCGCTCTCCTCTTCACCTCGGGATACACCGCCAACGAGGGCTCCCTCAGCGTGCTGGCGGGGCTGCCGGAAGACACCGTCGTGTTCTCCGACGCGAAGAACCACGCCTCGATCATCGACGGCCTCCGGCATAGCGGCGCGAAGAAGCACATCTTCAGGCACAACGATGTCGCCCACCTGGAAGAACTGATCGCGGCTGCTCCCGCCGACTGCCCGAAGCTCATCGCCGTGGAATCGGTCTATTCCATGTCGGGCAACGTCGCGCCGCTCGCCGAGATCGCCGACATCGCGGACAAGTACGGTGCCACCACCTTCATCGACGAGGTCCACGCGGTCGGCATGTACGGACCGCAGGGCGCCGGCATCGCCGCGCGGGAAGGCATAGCCGACCGGTTCACGGTCGTGATGGGCACCTTGGCGAAGGGCTACGGCACGGTCGGCGGCTACATCGCGGGCCCGGCGGCCCTCGTGGACGCGGTGCGGACCTACTCGCGCTCGTTCGTCTTCACCACCTCCCCGCCGCCGGCGGTCGCGGCTGCTGCGCTGGCGTCGGTCCAGTACCTGCGGTCCTCCGACACCGAGCGGGAGGCCCTCGCGGCGAACGCGCGGCTGCTGCACAGCCTTCTGATCGAGGCCGACATCCCGTTCGTCTCGACGGACTCCCACATCGTCGCGGCCTTCGTCGGTGACGACGAACTGTGCAAGCGGGCGTCCCGGCTGCTGTTCGAGCAGCACGGGATCTACGTCCAGTCCATCAACGCCCCCAGCGTGCCCGCGGGCGAGGAGATCCTGCGGATCGCTCCGTCCGCCGTGCACGAGCAGAAGGATGTCGAGACCTTCGCCGACGCCCTGCACGGGATCTGGAAGGAACTGGAGATCCCGACCGCGAGTGCACGGGAGTGGGCCACGTCCGCTCTCCGGGGCCGCGGCGCCCGCACCGCCGGATGA
- a CDS encoding long-chain-fatty-acid--CoA ligase: protein MTMSVAGVLAGAAARRPDHPAVIQGSERVTYGWLWDQARRYAAVLRAGGARPGDAVAVLLTDTPRFPVVYFGVLAAGAVVVPLNVMSTPSEIGQVLTDADARFLVCDVPLLAGAREAAEPLGTVLLTVGPGPGGAVDLESAAQDTAPIGDAAVREADDVAVVFYTSGTTGEPKGVMLTHRNILHNVERMVATPYMFRSDDVLLGCLPLSHGFGQICGMLTGFRAGISIVLMPRFSGREALALMTEHRCTVFMGVPTMYVKLLDAVARGEQAPRLDRVYSGGSALPVKTLEEVRSTFGCPVYEGYGMTETSCSVAYHYPGVTFRPGTVGVPITGVTVGIARPNTDRIDLLPAGEVGEIVVRGPNVMAGYLGRPDITAEVLTDGWFLTGDLGTLDGDGYLSVVGRKKDLILRGGYNVHPREIEEILAGHPAVAQVAVIGVPHPELGEEVWAVVVPARPEEVTAGTGAEIIEWGRQRLSAYKYPRRVEFTDALPLGSSGKVLKRMLVAAYETAGSSLQTK from the coding sequence ATGACCATGTCTGTCGCGGGCGTACTCGCCGGCGCGGCGGCGCGGCGACCCGACCACCCGGCCGTGATCCAGGGCTCCGAGCGTGTCACCTATGGGTGGCTGTGGGACCAGGCACGTCGCTACGCCGCCGTACTGCGGGCCGGCGGGGCGCGGCCGGGAGACGCGGTCGCCGTGCTCCTGACCGACACCCCGCGGTTCCCCGTCGTGTACTTCGGCGTGCTGGCGGCCGGCGCGGTCGTGGTTCCGCTGAACGTCATGTCGACCCCCTCGGAGATCGGTCAAGTACTGACCGATGCCGACGCCCGTTTCCTAGTGTGCGACGTCCCCCTGCTCGCCGGGGCGAGAGAGGCGGCGGAGCCGCTCGGCACGGTGCTCCTCACCGTCGGGCCGGGCCCCGGGGGCGCGGTCGACCTGGAGAGCGCGGCACAGGACACGGCGCCGATCGGCGACGCCGCGGTGCGGGAAGCCGACGACGTGGCGGTCGTGTTCTACACGTCCGGCACGACGGGCGAGCCGAAGGGGGTGATGCTCACCCACCGGAACATCCTGCACAACGTCGAGAGGATGGTCGCCACTCCGTACATGTTCCGCAGTGACGACGTGTTGCTCGGCTGCCTGCCGCTGTCGCACGGCTTCGGTCAGATCTGCGGCATGCTGACCGGCTTCCGCGCCGGTATCTCGATCGTCCTGATGCCGAGGTTTTCCGGGCGGGAGGCACTCGCGCTGATGACGGAACACCGGTGCACGGTGTTCATGGGCGTACCGACCATGTACGTCAAGCTGCTCGACGCGGTGGCGCGGGGTGAGCAGGCCCCTCGGCTCGACCGCGTGTACAGCGGGGGATCGGCGCTCCCGGTGAAGACCCTCGAAGAGGTCCGGAGCACGTTCGGATGTCCTGTGTACGAGGGCTACGGGATGACCGAGACCTCGTGCAGCGTGGCCTATCACTATCCGGGCGTGACGTTCCGCCCCGGAACGGTCGGTGTTCCCATCACCGGCGTCACGGTCGGTATAGCCCGGCCGAACACCGACAGGATCGATCTCCTGCCGGCCGGCGAGGTGGGCGAGATCGTGGTGCGTGGTCCGAACGTCATGGCCGGATATCTCGGTCGCCCGGACATCACCGCCGAGGTCCTGACCGACGGCTGGTTCCTCACCGGTGATCTCGGGACGCTGGACGGCGACGGTTACCTCTCGGTCGTGGGCCGGAAGAAGGACCTGATTCTCCGCGGTGGCTACAACGTCCATCCGCGGGAGATCGAGGAGATCCTCGCCGGGCATCCGGCCGTCGCGCAGGTGGCGGTCATCGGTGTCCCGCACCCGGAACTCGGTGAAGAGGTCTGGGCGGTTGTCGTGCCCGCCCGGCCGGAGGAAGTCACCGCCGGAACGGGTGCCGAGATCATCGAATGGGGCAGACAGCGCCTTTCCGCTTACAAATACCCACGGCGCGTCGAGTTCACCGACGCCCTCCCGTTGGGATCCAGCGGAAAAGTCCTCAAACGGATGCTGGTCGCGGCCTACGAGACGGCCGGCTCGTCATTGCAGACGAAATAG